One window of Polynucleobacter sp. HIN5 genomic DNA carries:
- the glyQ gene encoding glycine--tRNA ligase subunit alpha, with amino-acid sequence MLTFQQIILKLQDYWDQQGCALLQPIDLEVGAGTSHTATFLRAIGPEPWKAAYVQPSRRPKDGRYGENPNRLQHYYQYQVVLKPAPANILDLYLGSLKALGLDLKKNDIRFVEDDWENPTLGAWGLGWEVWLNGMEVTQFTYFQQVGGLDCKPVLGEITYGIERLAMYLQNCSNVFDLVWTDGVTYGDVYHQNEVEQSRYNFEHSNTDFLFANFNQYESEAKRLMEQALALPAYEMVLKAAHTFNLLDARGAISVTERAAYIGRIRNLSRLVAQAYYESREQLGFPMLQTKAH; translated from the coding sequence ATGCTAACGTTTCAACAAATTATTCTCAAACTTCAAGATTATTGGGACCAACAGGGTTGTGCGCTGTTGCAACCCATCGATCTCGAAGTCGGGGCTGGCACCTCACATACTGCCACCTTCTTGCGAGCCATTGGTCCTGAACCATGGAAAGCAGCGTATGTTCAACCTTCACGCCGTCCCAAGGATGGTCGTTATGGTGAAAACCCAAATCGCTTGCAACACTACTACCAGTACCAAGTTGTTTTAAAACCAGCGCCTGCCAACATCTTGGATTTATATCTAGGCTCTTTAAAGGCTTTAGGGCTTGATCTAAAGAAAAACGATATTCGTTTCGTAGAAGACGACTGGGAGAACCCAACCTTAGGGGCGTGGGGCCTTGGCTGGGAAGTTTGGCTCAATGGGATGGAGGTGACTCAGTTTACGTATTTTCAGCAAGTGGGTGGCTTAGATTGCAAACCCGTATTGGGTGAGATTACCTACGGAATTGAACGCTTAGCGATGTACTTGCAAAATTGCTCCAATGTATTTGATCTCGTCTGGACGGACGGCGTGACCTATGGTGATGTGTATCACCAAAACGAAGTAGAACAGTCGCGCTATAACTTTGAGCACTCCAATACAGACTTCCTGTTCGCAAACTTTAATCAGTATGAAAGCGAAGCAAAGCGCTTAATGGAGCAAGCGCTTGCACTACCTGCGTATGAGATGGTTCTAAAAGCAGCCCATACATTTAATCTGCTTGATGCGCGCGGGGCGATTTCGGTCACGGAGCGAGCTGCTTACATCGGTCGTATTCGCAATCTGTCGCGCTTGGTCGCGCAAGCGTATTACGAATCACGTGAACAACTGGGATTTCCCATGTTGCAAACTAAAGCGCATTAA